A single genomic interval of Rhodopseudomonas palustris harbors:
- a CDS encoding FAD-linked oxidase C-terminal domain-containing protein translates to MTILMPEPDQSVLARRDEIIAALRKIVPGEGVISSAAEMKPYESDGLMAYRQPPMVVVLPSTTKQVSEVLRYCHQNGIKVVPRGSGTSLSGGALPLADGVLLGLGKFKRIREIDFDNRAVVVEPGVTNLAISQAVDHAGFYYAPDPSSQIACSIGGNIAENSGGVHCLKYGMTTNNVLGCEIVLMTGEILKIGGKAAECAGYDLMGVITGSEGLLGVITEVTVRILRKPETARALMIGFQSVEAAGQCVADVISAGIIPGGMEMMDKPAIHAAEAFVHAGYPLDVEALLIIELDGPQVEVDELISRVEAIALGCGSTTCQISTSEQQRLLFWSGRKAAFPAVGRISPDYLCMDGTIPRKQLPLVLRRMNEMSEKYGLRVANVFHAGDGNLHPLILYDANKPGEQDAAEAFGADILKLCVEVGGVLTGEHGVGIEKRDLMPEMFSDIDLNQQQRLKCAFDSEGLLNPGKVFPTLHRCAELGRMHVHKGQLPFPDIPRF, encoded by the coding sequence ATGACTATTCTGATGCCGGAGCCGGATCAGTCGGTGCTGGCCCGTCGCGACGAGATCATCGCGGCGTTGCGCAAGATCGTGCCGGGCGAGGGCGTGATCTCCAGTGCCGCCGAAATGAAACCCTACGAGTCCGACGGCCTGATGGCGTATCGTCAGCCGCCGATGGTGGTGGTGTTGCCGAGCACGACCAAACAGGTTTCCGAGGTGCTGCGCTATTGCCACCAGAACGGCATCAAGGTGGTGCCGCGTGGCTCCGGCACCTCGCTGTCCGGCGGCGCGTTGCCGCTCGCCGATGGCGTGCTGCTTGGCCTCGGCAAGTTCAAACGGATCCGCGAGATCGACTTCGATAATCGCGCGGTGGTGGTCGAGCCCGGAGTCACCAATCTGGCGATCAGCCAGGCGGTCGATCATGCCGGCTTCTACTACGCGCCCGATCCGTCGTCACAGATCGCCTGTTCGATCGGCGGCAACATCGCCGAGAACTCCGGCGGCGTGCACTGCCTGAAATACGGCATGACCACCAACAACGTCCTCGGCTGCGAAATCGTGCTGATGACCGGCGAGATCCTCAAGATCGGCGGCAAGGCAGCCGAATGCGCAGGCTACGATCTGATGGGCGTCATCACCGGTTCCGAAGGGCTGCTCGGCGTCATCACCGAAGTCACCGTGCGGATCCTGCGCAAGCCGGAAACGGCGCGGGCACTGATGATCGGCTTCCAGAGCGTCGAGGCGGCCGGACAGTGTGTGGCCGACGTCATCAGCGCAGGCATCATTCCGGGAGGCATGGAGATGATGGACAAGCCGGCGATTCACGCCGCCGAAGCCTTCGTTCATGCCGGCTACCCACTCGACGTCGAGGCGCTGCTGATTATCGAGCTCGACGGTCCGCAAGTCGAGGTCGATGAACTGATCAGCCGTGTCGAGGCGATAGCGCTCGGCTGCGGCTCGACCACCTGCCAGATCTCCACCAGCGAGCAGCAGCGGCTATTGTTCTGGAGCGGCCGCAAGGCGGCGTTCCCGGCGGTGGGACGAATCTCGCCGGACTATCTGTGCATGGACGGCACGATTCCGCGCAAACAGCTTCCGCTGGTGCTGCGGCGGATGAACGAGATGTCCGAGAAATACGGCCTGCGCGTCGCCAACGTATTCCATGCCGGCGACGGCAATCTGCATCCGCTGATCCTGTATGATGCCAACAAGCCAGGCGAGCAGGACGCGGCCGAAGCTTTCGGGGCAGACATCCTCAAGCTGTGTGTCGAGGTCGGCGGCGTGCTGACCGGCGAGCATGGGGTCGGGATCGAGAAGCGCGATCTGATGCCGGAAATGTTCTCCGACATCGATCTCAACCAGCAGCAGCGGCTGAAATGCGCGTTCGACTCCGAAGGTCTGCTCAACCCCGGCAAAGTGTTCCCGACGCTCCACCGCTGCGCCGAGCTCGGACGCATGCATGTCCACAAAGGCCAATTGCCGTTCCCGGATATTCCGCGGTTTTGA
- a CDS encoding FAD-binding protein, protein MDTLKVRDAQEVEDAVRAAIANEQPIEIVGHGSKRSIGQLMSTNAVLELSALNAVTAYEPNELIITVQAGAPMADVLSLIDSKNQQFAFEPMDTAALLGTSPGAGTVAGMISAGLAGPRRIKAGGARDHLLGANAVSGFGESFKAGGKVVKNVTGYDLCKLLAGSWGTLAVMTEVTLKVTPRPESERTLVLRGLGDVVANKAMTAALGSPYDVTGAAHLPGSALRTTVGALAEIAQPDQSLTLLRLEGITSSASHRAQSLRAALKSFGDAELIEDDASAALWRAVRDVEPFAASGPRALWSVWRIVCPPAAGGAFGEQLSRESGGEVIYDWGGGLIWAALPPATDGHAKALRQRVEKIGGHASLIRGSDAVRAGIDVFHPQPAGLAALGSRVKRSFDPTNILNRGRMSRGSAT, encoded by the coding sequence GTGGACACGCTGAAAGTACGCGACGCGCAGGAGGTCGAGGACGCCGTGCGCGCCGCGATCGCCAATGAGCAGCCGATCGAGATCGTCGGCCATGGCAGCAAACGCTCCATCGGCCAACTGATGTCGACCAATGCGGTGCTGGAGTTGTCGGCACTCAACGCCGTCACTGCCTACGAGCCCAACGAACTGATCATCACCGTGCAGGCCGGTGCACCGATGGCCGATGTGCTGTCGCTGATCGATTCCAAGAACCAGCAATTCGCTTTCGAGCCGATGGACACCGCCGCGCTGCTCGGCACCTCGCCGGGAGCGGGCACCGTTGCCGGCATGATCTCGGCCGGTCTCGCCGGGCCACGGCGGATCAAGGCCGGTGGCGCGCGCGATCATTTGCTTGGTGCCAATGCCGTGTCGGGCTTCGGCGAGAGCTTCAAGGCCGGCGGCAAGGTGGTGAAGAACGTCACCGGTTACGACCTCTGCAAGCTGCTTGCCGGCTCCTGGGGGACGCTGGCGGTAATGACCGAGGTGACCCTGAAAGTGACGCCCCGGCCCGAGAGCGAGCGGACGCTGGTGCTGCGCGGGCTCGGCGACGTCGTTGCCAACAAGGCCATGACCGCAGCGCTGGGCTCGCCTTACGACGTCACCGGCGCCGCGCATCTGCCCGGCTCGGCGCTGCGCACTACAGTCGGTGCGCTGGCAGAGATCGCCCAGCCTGATCAGTCACTGACGTTGCTGCGGCTCGAAGGCATCACCTCGTCGGCCAGCCACCGCGCCCAGTCGCTGCGCGCGGCGCTGAAGAGTTTTGGCGATGCCGAACTGATCGAGGACGATGCCTCCGCCGCGCTATGGCGCGCGGTGCGCGACGTCGAGCCGTTCGCAGCGTCCGGTCCGCGGGCGCTGTGGTCGGTGTGGCGCATCGTCTGCCCGCCGGCGGCCGGTGGTGCCTTCGGCGAGCAGCTCAGCCGCGAGAGTGGCGGTGAGGTGATTTATGACTGGGGCGGCGGCCTGATCTGGGCGGCATTGCCGCCGGCAACCGACGGCCATGCCAAAGCGTTGCGCCAGCGGGTCGAGAAGATCGGCGGTCATGCCTCCTTGATCCGTGGCAGCGATGCGGTGCGGGCCGGCATCGACGTCTTCCATCCGCAGCCGGCCGGCCTCGCGGCGCTCGGTAGCCGCGTCAAGCGCAGCTTCGATCCCACCAACATTCTCAATCGCGGCCGGATGTCGCGAGGATCCGCGACATGA
- the glcF gene encoding glycolate oxidase subunit GlcF — MKTEFSLTQLADPDIAEADKILRACVHCGFCTATCPTYVLLGDELDSPRGRIYLIKEMLESDKPPTADVVKHIDRCLSCLACMTTCPSGVNYMHLVDQARVRIEKQYQRPFWDRVVREALSWMMPHPGMFRLGMWAARIVRPVAALLPGSHNLTHPTLLSRIKAMLALAPKHLPEPGPDSGTTFPAVGPKRGRVALLHGCAQQVLAPRINRAAINLLTRHGIEVVLAADEACCGALIHHLGRDTRTLEYARTNIKAWLAEIERGGLDAILVTTSGCGTVIKDYGYMLREDPEYAAAAAKVSALAKDISEYVSGLELSLPRPHDDVVVAYHSACSLQHGQKITQIPKELLSKTGFVVKDIPESHLCCGSAGTYNILQPDIATRLRDRKVANIASVKPDMIAAGNIGCMVQIASGTEVPVVHTIELLDWATGGPRPAPH; from the coding sequence ATGAAGACCGAGTTCAGCCTGACTCAGCTCGCCGATCCCGACATCGCCGAGGCCGACAAGATCCTGCGCGCCTGTGTGCATTGCGGTTTCTGCACCGCGACCTGCCCGACCTATGTGCTGCTCGGCGACGAGCTCGACAGTCCGCGCGGGCGCATCTACCTGATCAAGGAGATGCTGGAGAGCGACAAGCCGCCGACCGCGGATGTCGTCAAACACATCGACCGCTGCCTGTCGTGCCTTGCCTGCATGACCACCTGTCCGTCGGGCGTGAACTACATGCACCTGGTCGATCAGGCCCGCGTCCGGATCGAGAAACAGTACCAGCGGCCGTTCTGGGATCGCGTTGTCCGCGAGGCGCTGTCGTGGATGATGCCGCATCCGGGCATGTTCAGGCTCGGGATGTGGGCGGCGCGGATCGTGCGGCCGGTTGCGGCGCTGTTGCCGGGCTCGCACAACCTGACACATCCGACGCTGCTCAGCCGGATCAAGGCGATGCTGGCGCTGGCGCCGAAGCATTTGCCGGAGCCGGGCCCCGACTCCGGGACGACGTTTCCTGCGGTGGGCCCGAAGCGCGGCCGGGTGGCGCTGTTGCACGGCTGCGCCCAGCAGGTGCTGGCGCCCCGCATCAATCGTGCGGCGATCAATCTGCTCACCCGCCATGGCATCGAGGTGGTGCTCGCCGCGGACGAAGCCTGCTGCGGCGCCCTGATTCATCATCTCGGCCGCGACACCCGCACGCTCGAATACGCCCGCACCAACATCAAGGCGTGGCTGGCCGAGATCGAGCGCGGCGGGCTCGACGCAATCCTGGTGACGACCTCCGGCTGCGGTACGGTGATCAAGGATTACGGCTACATGCTGCGAGAAGATCCGGAGTATGCGGCCGCGGCCGCAAAGGTTTCGGCGCTCGCCAAAGACATCAGCGAATATGTCAGCGGCCTTGAACTGTCATTGCCACGTCCTCATGACGACGTCGTGGTCGCTTATCACTCCGCATGTTCGTTGCAGCACGGCCAGAAAATCACGCAGATCCCCAAAGAACTGCTTTCCAAGACTGGATTCGTGGTGAAAGATATCCCGGAGAGTCATTTGTGTTGTGGTTCGGCGGGCACGTACAACATTCTCCAGCCTGACATCGCGACCAGATTGCGCGATCGGAAGGTCGCCAATATCGCTTCCGTCAAGCCGGATATGATCGCCGCGGGCAATATCGGCTGCATGGTGCAGATCGCCAGCGGAACGGAAGTCCCTGTTGTGCACACGATTGAACTTCTCGATTGGGCGACAGGCGGGCCCCGTCCTGCTCCGCACTGA
- a CDS encoding TorF family putative porin, producing the protein MKKTILSVAALLAVGVGSASAADLPAKVYTKAPPIVAFDPWDIAFGAAVMSDYVFRGVTQSNHKPSVTAYFEPRYNLTKDLQLYVGTSFESISFANRAAAEVDIYGGIRPTFGAFAFDFGVWGYLYPGGSCVDTAASGLGTLCAGDTNAISLVNGNVMKKDVSFYEGYAKVLWTINDSFAIGGNEWYSPNFLNTGAWGNYASVTGKYTAPTTLFGASGVGMYVSGEYGRQWFGTTDAFYGNIKLADYNTWNVGVGFTYKVFTLDLRYSDTDLSQASCNAFTSDFTATANGSFSSINQTGVGSKWCGSTFIAKLSADVTLGALK; encoded by the coding sequence ATGAAGAAGACAATCTTGTCGGTCGCGGCTTTGCTCGCAGTCGGCGTGGGCTCGGCCTCGGCGGCTGATCTGCCTGCCAAGGTGTACACCAAGGCTCCGCCGATCGTGGCGTTCGATCCGTGGGATATCGCGTTCGGCGCGGCCGTCATGAGCGACTACGTCTTCCGCGGCGTCACCCAGTCGAACCACAAGCCCTCGGTCACCGCGTATTTCGAGCCGCGCTACAACCTCACCAAGGACCTGCAGCTCTACGTCGGTACCTCGTTCGAGAGCATCTCGTTCGCCAACCGCGCCGCGGCTGAAGTCGACATCTACGGTGGTATCCGCCCGACCTTCGGCGCCTTCGCGTTCGACTTCGGTGTCTGGGGCTACCTGTATCCGGGTGGTTCGTGCGTTGATACCGCGGCGTCTGGTCTCGGCACCCTGTGCGCGGGCGACACCAACGCGATCTCGCTCGTCAACGGCAACGTCATGAAGAAGGACGTGAGCTTCTACGAGGGTTACGCCAAGGTTCTGTGGACCATCAACGACAGCTTCGCGATCGGCGGCAACGAATGGTATTCGCCGAACTTCCTGAACACCGGTGCCTGGGGCAACTACGCGTCGGTGACCGGTAAGTATACCGCCCCGACCACCCTGTTCGGTGCGAGCGGCGTCGGCATGTACGTGTCGGGTGAATACGGCCGTCAGTGGTTCGGTACGACTGACGCCTTCTATGGCAACATCAAGCTGGCCGATTACAATACCTGGAACGTCGGCGTGGGCTTCACCTACAAGGTGTTCACCCTCGACCTGCGCTACTCGGACACCGATCTGTCCCAGGCGAGCTGCAACGCGTTCACCAGCGACTTCACCGCGACTGCCAATGGAAGCTTTTCGTCGATCAATCAGACCGGCGTTGGTTCGAAGTGGTGCGGTTCGACCTTCATCGCCAAGCTGTCGGCTGACGTGACGCTGGGCGCTCTGAAGTAA